The genome window CCAACTCAACTATGCAGAACGCCACGCTTCACTTTTGCGAATCCAGTCTGTTCAACAGTACCAACTGTCCAGGTGCCTTTGAGCAGGGACCTCCTGGTGGCCGAAGCAGGTGCTATACGACCAGCCAAGTCGATGTCCCACAGATTGCGCTTAACTACTCGCAAACGAACAACGGCGGTCAAGGCATGTCGTGCACCGATCCGGTGAACAAATCGGCTGGTTCGAAGGTTCAACTTATACACGGCCTGGTGTTGATCACCTTGATCACTTGTCTCATGTCGGCGGCTTCTGCCTTGTCGGCCGTTGGTAGCTGCAAGAGCAGCCAGGACGAACTCATGGCTCCTGCTGCCCCATGTGATGGACAAGATTCAAACCTAGAACCTGCGCCGTAATGTGGGATCGATTTTTACAGCCACAAATCTTGTACCAACAAGATCAACTCGAACGAGCTCAACATCAATCCCAACCTTCCTTATGGATGTGGTGCTTGCTTAAATGAAGCTCTCACATGTTTTCCCCAGGGCACTGTTTACGTTAAAACCAACGATCATTTTTACGCATCTGACAAGCTCATTGTCATTGGTTCGGGTGAATGCGTCGACTGGGGACCTAACGATGTACCCGCCGAGATCACCCAGACGGCAAATTGCATTCAACTCCAAGCGTTGACTGAAGGAGCACAGTATCAGTGCTTCCTGAATAGTTGCACTTGCAAGGGCGCCAATGCCAGGCTAGCGCTCTCCGGTCGTACcttgaagaagaagcgaaATGCCACCTGCAAGTCTTTCCGACCTGAAGGTTACGGCCGTTCCACCTATTCGAGATTTACCAAAGTATCGGACGAGGTCAGTTGCAGGCAGTCGGCTTCGCCATGCACCATTTCTATCGCCGAAGGCAAACCTGCCACCTTCTCGAGCGAGTTTTCCCTCACAGGCGGAGGCACAGTGAAGGGAATCGACGTTTTCGGAGCTACCTTTGGAGGTACCTTTGGAGGTGGACACACGGAATCGTATTCAAGTACCATCTCTTACTCTACCTCGGTACCGGTAAGACAATGCGGGTACCTCCAAAGCCACAGTGGTGCCACCAAGTTCGACGGCACTTATACGGAATGTGACGATGGCGTGGACAAGGCGGGAACTACGCTCGTGGTGCGCGAAAATGACCTACAGTACGGATTGACTCTTGTGTCATGTTGATCAATGAGATGGCTCGCCATGTGGCCATCTTACGCAGATGTTCCTTGCGATATCCGCCTTACTTGGGTGCAACAGTGCCTTGTGTTTTGCAAGCGCTGATTCCCACAACAGGAAATTTGGACGCGGTTCGCAATAAAGAGCGCTGCTGGCCGCCTTCGTCTGCTTCCATTTGTCCGTCCAATAATCCCCGTATTTATTCCCCCATGCCTTGACCTGGTTCGTGCTCAGGCTAGCTCATATGGTTGATCGTCGTCCTGGCGATCCCCTCTGCTTTGTCCGTTGTGAACTGTAGAGAATAGATTGCAGTTGTTTGCCTTCGAACAATTTAATGTAGTCAGTGACATGCCCCTAGCGTGCGGACGAACGAGAACGAAGCCAGAGCAGCCCTTGCATATTCAGCCGTTGCGCATCACAGGAAGGCTCAGCCTCCTAGAGACGAATGTCGTGCTCGGGATAAAGGCTCTAGGCGAGAGGAGTGTTATGCGCAGAATGAATGCTCTCCACAGGACAAAGGCGAGACGCAAAATGCAAGTTAGACGTCTCACATGATAGGAGCCTTGCTGCACAGCATACGCTCAAGGATCAAGGCTTAGAGCGATTCGCGGAGTACCGCAAAGGGAAAATGCTTGTCGTTGCAGGTTTCGCTAACTTATACTGAGTTACATTGTGAGTGAGGATGAGCAAATCGGAGACGACTTTATAGAGATGCTCATTTGGTATCGTGTATGTGTAGCTTCAGGTTTCAGAAATACAAGCGATCCTTTCACCATTTTCTTCGCTTCAACAAGACACGAGACTGTCAAGAAATTATCACGGGGTTTTCACCCCTAATTGTTCTCAAGTATAACAGCTGCAAGATACCATttacagtcgtgagtgccggctattcacgattgaattTCGCATTTAACGGTCGGCTAGAAATGGTTGCGCCGAGGAAAGGTTTCCCCCGCAATTTTGCGTCGGGCAAGCTGTGGGGTCCATGATCAACTAACAACAGTTCACAGCtttccaagctgcttcaTCTCCGTCCTAAAGCCTTCGCCTCTCTCCGGTTCTATCtagctcgagcttctcttCTTCTCAGCTTAACAACCACGCTACTTCTTTGTGCTTCGACTCGAAGGTACGTGTATGCAGCGAGCGACCATGTTGGCAAAGCACACATTCCGCCAGATCGCCTCGAGCGCTCTTGGTCGAGCCGGTAGAAATGGGGTCGCAACCGCAAGATCCTACCGGGCAGCTTCTCATTCATTCTTTCAGGAGCAACAAAGCGTGCTGCCGAACAATCTGGATCCGTCATCGGACGAGTTCCTGGCCAACAAGGCTTATATGGACGGTCTGGTGGAAACTCTCGATGCCGCACATGCAAGGCTAGCGCTTGGCGGTAGCGAAAAGGCGAGGGCACGACACGTCGCTCGCGGCAAAATGCTTCCTCGAGAacgtgttgctgctcttctaGATCACGGATCACCCTTTGTCGAGCTTTCGCGCATGGCTGCTTACGAGATGTacggcgatgacgagattCCTGGCGCGGGCGTGATCTCTGGAATCGGACGTGTTTCAGGCACCGAATGCATGATCGTCGCCAACGACCCCACCGTCAAAGGAGGAAGCTACTATCCAATCTCGGTCAAGAAACATCTTCGAGCACAGACGATTGCGCGAGAGAATCGACTTCCATGCGTCTACCTCAACGAGAGCGGCGGTGCTGCGTTGCCCCACCAGGCTGACGTGTTTCCAGACGAGAACCACTTCGGTCGCATTTTTTACAACATGGCTCAGATGTCGGCGCTGGGCATTCCACAGATCTCGGTGGTGCACGGCATCAGTGTAGCCGGAGGTGCCTATGTACCAGCGATGGCCGATGAGACCATCATTGTGCGCAACCAGGGCaccatcttcctcgccgGACCTCCGCTGGTCAAGGCAGCTTTGGGAGAGGTCGTTGACGACGAGACGCTCGGAGGAGGCGAAATGCATTGTAGCGAATCAGGTGTCACGGATCACCTCGCTGTGAATGATGCCCATGCCATCACGCTAGCTCGAGAGGCCGTGGCCCACCTGGGTCTATGTGGACGCTCGAATGATGCACTTGGCGATGCCTCGTTTGATCAGCCCTTGTACAACGCTTCCGAGCTGCACGGCATCATTCCCGAAAATGCACGCAAGCCGTTCGACATTCGCGACATCATCTCACGCTTGGTGGATGGCTCCCGCTTCCACGAGTTCAAGAAGCTGTACGGCAATACCATTGTAACCGGCTTCGCCAAGATCGCGGGCCAAGACGTCGGTATCATTGGCAACAACGGGGTCTTGTTCGGAGAGTCGGCCAAAAAGGCGACCAGCTTCATCCATCTGTGCAACCAGCGACAGACGCCGCTCGTCTTCCTGGTCAATGTGACCGGCTACATGGTCGGCACCAAAGCCGAACGTTCAGGTATTGCCAAGGACGGTGCCAAGATGGTGCGAGCGGTAGCATGTGCCAATGTTCCCAAGTTCACTGTGATCGTGGgtggcagctttggcgcAGGTAACTATGGCATGTGTGGCCGAGCCTACAGTCCTCGCTTCCTGTGGATGTGGCCGAATGCACGTGTGGGTGTGATGGGCGGAGAACAGCTGAGCCAGGTGATGGGTACGGTGAGTAGCGATAAGTCCAAGCAACAGGGCCTACGAGACAggatcgagaagcagacgcTGCCCGAATACGCCAGTGCGCGTCTTTGGGATGACGGCATCATCCGGCCTCAAGACACCCGCAGCGTCTTGGCGCTGGGACTCAGTGTGGCTAACACGGGCAGATGGAGGAGCGCGCAGCGTGGCGATGCCGGTGGCTCTCGACACCCTGCATGGGACGGCAATAACTATGGAGATGGCGTCTACCGGTAAGTACAACAGGTGCAACTTGTTTCCTGCGACGCCATTCACCCCTACAAAGATGCCTTTAACTGACCGAATGTCTGCTGTTCTCTTCTCCGTGACTGCCATCTGAACAGAATGTGAACGAAGCCCGTCTGCGGTGCCAACTCAGCTTGCAACGCATTTGCCGAGCACACAAAGTTCTTTGACATGCCTACTGCGGCTGCGTCTTGTCCAAATTTGGGCGCAATCCTCTGAGTAAGcatcaagcgtgaaggtgcaatcgtgaatgcttgACTTGGCCATATTTCTGTCGATGCTATTGTCCAGACCATCATGAACAGTGTGCGCGTGTCACAACATTGAGGAGCGGTCAACGTAGCGAGAGCGGCAACCAGAACTTGTGAATttgcgaatcacgaatcacgaatcgtgagtaCGCGATATTCTGACGTGTGATCGTGTCTACGATGTCACATTAACACAcagaattcacgattcgtgatttaaGACCGTGGCCCACAGCGTCACCCGTCACGCGCGGCTCTTTTACGCGTCGCGCCAGCAAAAGCGACAGATGAAAGAGCAACTCGTAACTTGACGTTGTTTCAGAGGCAACGCGTGGAATACTCTCGAGATCCCTTTGGACCCTTTGATTGTAACAACCACAAGTCCTCCTTGGCCTGATCACCTCTTGCCTACTCCCACAGTGAATGCTTCGAGAGGCACCGCTCTCATACCTCGCCAAGATGAACGAGCCGGGTTTGCTGAATACCACTGGccttctcgagctggacAGACCCGCCAACGGCTCCAACTTATCCCAGGCAAAGGCTGATGAGCTCTTTGCCAGTCCGGTCGATCCCTTTCGTGAACGAGATCTTAACCTTTTCAGTCCTTCAGGCTCTCAGAGCGAAGCCCAGAAAGCTCTCAATGCGTGGTGCTCGCACGGATCGACTAAGCTGGACAATCAGACAGACACACGGAACCTAGAACGAGGCGAAAGCATGGACTTCGACGCCGAAATCgacctcgaccagctcCTCGATCAGGAGATGGCGCTGAAACAAGAAATTCATAAACACACATCGCATTCTGGGACTGGCTGCGCAGAAGGATCACAGATGGATGTCGACTatgacgagctggaagccTTCCTCCTCGCGGAAGAGGAACACGCATCGTCTCGACCGACTGCACGTGATCAAGTTCACGGCCTACAACATCCCCCCTCGCCACCTCCCGAcatcgtctcgtctcgggCCTCTTCGCCCATGACCGATCTTCTAGAAAGCAATGGTCTGTTAGGTGGCTCTTCCTTGCCGCCCTTACAGCAGACTGTGACTCCATCCCCAAAGTCTACAGGCTTGACACTCGAGACCTTCCCAACTTCAGCCCAGCCGTCTTCGAGGGCCATCGAGGCActctcgtcgctgtccacggaggacgaagagccATCgtctgtgcttgctgcgcgCGATGTGCAAGTGGGACCGTCTCGACTTGGCGCCCGCCTCCAACCACAGGGCATTCCCAAGTACATTCCGGCTGGTTTCATGAATGCTGCCACGATGGATGGTACCCTGGTCCGCTTTGAGCGACGCAAACGCATGAAAGGCTGGAAGCCGCCGGCTATCATGTCCGATGTAGACGCCTCGCAACTTCTAGATCGACCCATTCACCAGCTGCTTGATGCTGTAGAAGCCTTGAAGGCGCTCGAAGTGGTCGAACGCGACGAGGCGCATGCACAGCAGGCCAGAGAATCGGCGAATCATACCGCAATGCACAACTCGAAGGCTGCCTTGCAAATGTGGGTGGATAAGCATCGACCAGCCAAATTCACAGAGCTCCTCGGAGATGAACGCGTACATCGCGAGGTGCTTGGTTGGCTCAAGGAATGGGACGAGTGCGTGTTCAAGCGAAAGAATCATCGCAAGGAGCGACATCGTCAATACATTCAATCCAAGTATGGCTTCAGCGACAATGGCTTCGGTGACAAGGGCAGCGAGCATTCTTGGAAGGATCCCTACGGCCGACCAAAGGAGCGCATCATGATGATTTCGGGACCTCCTGGCTTAGGAAAGACGACGCTTGCCCACGTCATCGGCGCTCATGCAGGCTACAATGTCTACGAGTTGAATGCCAGCGACGCACGCTCGGCGGGTGCGGTCGAGGATGTGATCAAAATGGCACTCGAGTCAGGCAGTCTCAAGGATCCAAGACcgacgttggtggtgatCGACGAAATCGACGGCGCTACAggaggtggaggtggagcaTCGGGCGAATCGCATGGCTTCATACGCGCATTGGTGCGATTGGTCGAAATGGGCAAGGGAGCTGGACCCAAGGTGGCTGGCTTGGGTGCGCGTGGCAAGAAGCAACAACGCAAGGGCTTTAagccgctgctgcggcCCATCATTTGCATCTGCAATGATCTCTACGCTCCGTCGTTGCGACCGTTGCGACCGATATCGAAGTTGATCCGGTTCCATAAACCGCCGACAAACCTTGTGGTGAAACGCCTGCGCGAAGTTTgcgaggcggaagcgcTCTCTGTGGAAGCTCGTGGACTGTCTCTACTTGCCGAGCTGACCAACGGCGACATTCGCTCTTGCCTGAACGCGTTGGAGTTTGCAAAGACCAAAAACATTGCTCTCACAGAAGCAGCGGTGAAGAGCGCGTCGGTTGGCATCAAGGATACCGGAGGTCACGTTCACAAAGCATGGGAGGTGCTTTTCCGCCGCCAGAATCGCAAGCAGGCCgcagcttcgagcatgAAACGAGCCAATGCCAAGGcggcagatgcagatgcgtCGCCTTGGAACTCGTCACGCAAAGCGTCGGCGAGTGAGCTGACTGGTGACGGCAAAGCACCAAAGGATTTCAACCTGATCGATACGCCTCAGGAGAACGTCAAACGCATCGTTCACGAGGTGACGAGCTGTAACGAGTACGAAAAGCTCGCTCAGGGTTGTTTCGAGCACTACCCTACGCTTCGGGCTGCCGATGGCGGTTGGAAACGGTATCG of Mycosarcoma maydis chromosome 7, whole genome shotgun sequence contains these proteins:
- a CDS encoding putative methylcrotonyl-CoA carboxylase beta chain — encoded protein: MLAKHTFRQIASSALGRAGRNGVATARSYRAASHSFFQEQQSVLPNNLDPSSDEFLANKAYMDGLVETLDAAHARLALGGSEKARARHVARGKMLPRERVAALLDHGSPFVELSRMAAYEMYGDDEIPGAGVISGIGRVSGTECMIVANDPTVKGGSYYPISVKKHLRAQTIARENRLPCVYLNESGGAALPHQADVFPDENHFGRIFYNMAQMSALGIPQISVVHGISVAGGAYVPAMADETIIVRNQGTIFLAGPPLVKAALGEVVDDETLGGGEMHCSESGVTDHLAVNDAHAITLAREAVAHLGLCGRSNDALGDASFDQPLYNASELHGIIPENARKPFDIRDIISRLVDGSRFHEFKKLYGNTIVTGFAKIAGQDVGIIGNNGVLFGESAKKATSFIHLCNQRQTPLVFLVNVTGYMVGTKAERSGIAKDGAKMVRAVACANVPKFTVIVGGSFGAGNYGMCGRAYSPRFLWMWPNARVGVMGGEQLSQVMGTVSSDKSKQQGLRDRIEKQTLPEYASARLWDDGIIRPQDTRSVLALGLSVANTGRWRSAQRGDAGGSRHPAWDGNNYGDGVYRM
- a CDS encoding uncharacterized protein (related to CTF18 - Chromosome Transmission Fidelity factor) — encoded protein: MNEPGLLNTTGLLELDRPANGSNLSQAKADELFASPVDPFRERDLNLFSPSGSQSEAQKALNAWCSHGSTKLDNQTDTRNLERGESMDFDAEIDLDQLLDQEMALKQEIHKHTSHSGTGCAEGSQMDVDYDELEAFLLAEEEHASSRPTARDQVHGLQHPPSPPPDIVSSRASSPMTDLLESNGLLGGSSLPPLQQTVTPSPKSTGLTLETFPTSAQPSSRAIEALSSLSTEDEEPSSVLAARDVQVGPSRLGARLQPQGIPKYIPAGFMNAATMDGTLVRFERRKRMKGWKPPAIMSDVDASQLLDRPIHQLLDAVEALKALEVVERDEAHAQQARESANHTAMHNSKAALQMWVDKHRPAKFTELLGDERVHREVLGWLKEWDECVFKRKNHRKERHRQYIQSKYGFSDNGFGDKGSEHSWKDPYGRPKERIMMISGPPGLGKTTLAHVIGAHAGYNVYELNASDARSAGAVEDVIKMALESGSLKDPRPTLVVIDEIDGATGGGGGASGESHGFIRALVRLVEMGKGAGPKVAGLGARGKKQQRKGFKPLLRPIICICNDLYAPSLRPLRPISKLIRFHKPPTNLVVKRLREVCEAEALSVEARGLSLLAELTNGDIRSCLNALEFAKTKNIALTEAAVKSASVGIKDTGGHVHKAWEVLFRRQNRKQAAASSMKRANAKAADADASPWNSSRKASASELTGDGKAPKDFNLIDTPQENVKRIVHEVTSCNEYEKLAQGCFEHYPTLRAADGGWKRYRQVHDWLHFGQSITSRAWSQGNFELLGFMPWSFVCWHLLFAHVGNALPEYPKADYENHLKTSAFNEIASQIVSVLPANVRSQFNRQSVVTELGPSLMRILTPDLRPINNQLSRTEDKQSFASLVSIMTWLNVRFVQDKISEDEASVTGQTAGQLVYKLDPPLDVFTQFEGKRSKEIGPSRFAVRQLVAREMERQMLRRNAGVEARNDDAGSTSKSATAIYRCKGDKVDAARDALETKKEKSAVDFFGRPIVPKSASLRVGMSTEPIVQCMGGQKRKVSDDISCGASELTPTTTLAAGDVNAANHDATAPAAVDLVRDDKIKVFYRYHEGFSNAVRRPVKISSLL